Proteins co-encoded in one Microbacterium hydrocarbonoxydans genomic window:
- the rplA gene encoding 50S ribosomal protein L1, whose product MATKSKAYKAAAEKIEADRFYTPTEAVALAKETGSSKFDSTVEVALKLAVDPRKADQMVRGTVILPHGTGKTARVIVFATGPAAEAAIAAGADEVGGAELIEKVAAGWTAFDAAVSTPELMGQVGRLGKVLGPRGLMPNPKTGTVTPNTAKAVEEIKGGKIEFRVDKHANVHFVVGKSSFSAEQLDENIGAALEEIVRLKPSSSKGRYIQKGAVSTTFGPGIPLDVNAI is encoded by the coding sequence ATGGCTACGAAGTCAAAGGCTTACAAGGCTGCCGCCGAGAAGATCGAGGCAGACCGTTTCTACACTCCCACCGAGGCTGTCGCTCTCGCCAAGGAGACCGGCTCGTCGAAGTTCGACTCGACCGTCGAGGTCGCGCTGAAGCTCGCAGTCGACCCCCGCAAGGCAGACCAGATGGTGCGCGGCACCGTCATCCTGCCCCACGGCACCGGTAAGACCGCTCGCGTCATCGTCTTCGCCACCGGCCCCGCGGCCGAGGCAGCGATCGCCGCAGGTGCAGATGAGGTCGGCGGCGCCGAGCTCATCGAGAAGGTCGCCGCAGGCTGGACCGCGTTCGACGCGGCCGTCTCGACCCCGGAGCTCATGGGCCAGGTCGGTCGTCTCGGAAAGGTCCTGGGTCCGCGTGGACTCATGCCGAACCCGAAGACCGGCACCGTGACCCCCAACACGGCCAAGGCCGTCGAGGAGATCAAGGGCGGAAAGATCGAGTTCCGCGTCGACAAGCACGCCAACGTGCACTTCGTCGTCGGCAAGTCGTCGTTCTCGGCCGAGCAGCTCGACGAGAACATCGGCGCAGCGCTCGAGGAGATCGTCCGCCTCAAGCCGTCGAGCTCGAAGGGCCGTTACATCCAGAAGGGCGCCGTGTCGACCACGTTCGGCCCCGGCATCCCGCTGGACGTCAACGCCATCTGA
- the rplK gene encoding 50S ribosomal protein L11 translates to MAPKKKVTGLIKLQINAGAANPAPPIGPALGQHGVNIMEFCKAYNAATESQRGNVIPVEITVYEDRSFTFVLKTPPAAELIKKAAGVPKGSSTPHTVKVAKITKDQVRQIAETKQADLNANDIEAASKIIAGTARSMGITVEG, encoded by the coding sequence ATGGCACCGAAGAAGAAGGTGACCGGCCTGATCAAGCTTCAGATCAACGCCGGTGCAGCCAACCCGGCGCCGCCGATCGGCCCCGCGCTCGGTCAGCATGGCGTCAACATCATGGAGTTCTGCAAGGCGTACAACGCCGCGACCGAGTCGCAGCGCGGCAACGTCATCCCCGTCGAGATCACCGTCTACGAGGACCGCAGCTTCACCTTCGTCCTGAAGACCCCGCCTGCCGCGGAGCTCATCAAGAAGGCAGCCGGCGTGCCCAAGGGCTCGTCGACGCCTCACACGGTCAAGGTCGCGAAGATCACCAAGGACCAGGTCCGTCAGATCGCCGAGACCAAGCAGGCCGACCTGAACGCTAACGACATCGAGGCTGCCTCGAAGATCATCGCCGGCACCGCCCGTTCCATGGGCATCACGGTCGAGGGCTGA
- a CDS encoding amino acid ABC transporter permease: MENPWQLFFDSLGPIALAGVTVTVPLALISFALGLVLAIGAALMRISVNPVLSGIARFYISVIRGTPMIVQLFVIFYGLGSIGLKLDPWTSAIIALSLNVGGYGAEVVRAAILSVPKGQWEAAYTVGMNRTRTLTRVILPQAARVSVPPLSNTFISLVKDTSLASLILVTELFKVAQQIAAATLEFMVVYLAAALVYWVICLVLSFGQSALERRLDRNVAH, from the coding sequence ATGGAGAACCCCTGGCAGCTGTTCTTCGACTCGCTCGGCCCGATCGCCCTCGCGGGCGTGACGGTGACCGTTCCGCTCGCGCTGATTTCGTTCGCGCTGGGCCTCGTGCTCGCCATCGGCGCGGCGCTCATGCGGATCTCGGTCAACCCCGTGTTGTCGGGCATCGCCAGGTTCTACATCTCGGTGATCCGTGGCACGCCGATGATCGTGCAGCTGTTCGTGATCTTCTACGGGCTCGGATCGATCGGCCTCAAGCTTGATCCGTGGACGAGCGCGATCATCGCGTTGTCGCTGAACGTCGGCGGATACGGAGCCGAGGTGGTGCGCGCGGCGATCCTCTCCGTCCCGAAGGGGCAGTGGGAGGCTGCGTACACGGTCGGCATGAACCGCACGCGCACGCTCACGCGTGTGATCCTGCCGCAGGCCGCTCGCGTCTCGGTGCCCCCACTGTCGAACACGTTCATCTCGCTGGTGAAGGACACCTCGCTCGCGTCGCTGATCCTCGTCACCGAGCTCTTCAAGGTGGCGCAGCAGATCGCGGCGGCGACTCTGGAGTTCATGGTCGTGTATCTGGCGGCCGCGCTGGTGTACTGGGTGATCTGTCTGGTGCTGTCGTTCGGCCAGAGCGCCCTCGAGAGGAGACTCGACCGCAATGTCGCTCACTGA
- a CDS encoding amino acid ABC transporter substrate-binding protein, with translation MSRRLIAVTALVVAAAALTACSGSTAPAESGSSDGGSGFGLVSDGTLTVATEGTYRPFSFHEDGGTGDLTGFDVEIIQAVADKLDLEVEFQETQWDAIFAGLDAGRFDVIANQVSINEERQEKYLFSTPYTVSPGVIVVAEDDDSISSFDDLAGKTTAQSLTSNWYELATESGATVEGVEGWAQAVELLRQGRVDATVNDKLTFLDYETTNSPSGLKIAAETDEAGEQAFVFTKDKTDLVEAVDGALDELRADGTLAEISDKYFGEDVTQ, from the coding sequence ATGTCCCGTCGTCTCATCGCCGTCACCGCACTGGTCGTCGCCGCAGCAGCTCTCACCGCCTGCAGCGGCAGCACCGCTCCCGCCGAGAGCGGCTCGAGTGACGGTGGGTCCGGCTTCGGCCTCGTCTCGGACGGCACTCTGACGGTCGCGACCGAGGGCACGTACCGTCCGTTCAGCTTCCACGAGGATGGCGGCACCGGTGACCTGACCGGATTCGACGTCGAGATCATCCAGGCGGTCGCCGACAAGCTCGACCTCGAGGTCGAGTTCCAGGAGACGCAGTGGGACGCGATCTTCGCGGGCCTCGATGCGGGTCGTTTCGACGTGATCGCGAACCAGGTGAGCATCAACGAGGAGCGCCAGGAGAAGTACCTGTTCAGCACCCCGTACACCGTCTCTCCGGGCGTCATCGTGGTCGCGGAGGACGACGACTCGATCTCGTCGTTCGACGACCTGGCAGGCAAGACCACCGCGCAGTCGCTCACCAGCAACTGGTACGAGCTGGCGACCGAGTCCGGTGCCACCGTCGAAGGGGTGGAGGGCTGGGCGCAGGCCGTCGAGCTGCTGCGTCAGGGCCGCGTCGATGCGACCGTCAACGACAAGCTGACCTTCCTCGACTACGAGACGACCAACAGCCCGTCGGGTCTGAAGATCGCCGCCGAGACCGACGAGGCCGGCGAGCAGGCGTTCGTGTTCACGAAGGACAAGACCGACCTGGTCGAGGCCGTCGACGGCGCTCTCGACGAGCTGCGCGCCGACGGCACCCTGGCTGAGATCAGCGACAAGTACTTCGGCGAGGACGTGACCCAGTAA